The window CTCCTCTCTCGGCAGGGGCCGCGGCGCGCCTCACTCCACCCCGGCGAGCTGGAGCTCGCGGGCGCGGTGACAGGCGACGAAATGCGCGGGGGCGATCTCCTGCCAGGCCGGCGCCTGCGTCCGGCACAGCTCGATCGCGTGCGGGCAGCGGGGGTGGAAATAGCAGCCGTCCGGCGGTGACGCGGGATTCGCCACTTCCCCTTGCAGGACAGTGCGCCGCGTCCGGAGGCGCGGGTCCGGTTCGGGCACCGCGGACAGGAGGGCCGCGGTGTAGGGATGCTTGGGCGCCGTGAAGATCCGCTCGGTCTCCGCCAGCTCCACGATGCGCCCGACGTACATCACCGCCACGCGGTCGCTGATGTGCCGCACCACGCTCAGGTCGTGCGCCACGAAGAGGTAGGTCAGCCGGAACTCGGCCTGCAGATCCTGGAGCAGGTTCAGGATCTGGGCTTGGACGGAGACATCCAGGGCGGAGACCGGCTCATCGGCAACCACCAGGCGGGGCCGCAGCGCCAGCGCGCGGGCGATGCCGATCCGCTGGCGCTCACCGCCGCTGAAGGCATGGGGGAATCGGCGCATGTACTCGGGCCGGAGCCCGACGCGGCGGAGGAGCTCGGCCACGCGGTCCTCGCGCTCCCGCCGGCTCTTCACGCCGTGGACCAGCAGCGGCTCTCCCACCAGGTCGAGCAGCGTCATGCGGGGATTGAGCGACGAGAAGGGATCCTGGAAGATCATCTGCATCTCGCGGCGCAGCGCCCGCAGCTCCGTCCGGCCCAGCCGGCCGATCTCGACCACGGAGCCGTCGGTGACCCGCATGAGGATCTCCCCGCCGGTCGGTTCGATGGCCCTCACGATGCACCGCGCGGTGGTGGTCTTCCCGCAGCCGGACTCACCCACGAGGCCCAGCGTCTCCCCTTCGTCGATGTGGAGGCCGACGCCGTCCACCGCGCGGACGTGGCCCACCGTCCGCCTCAAGAAGCCCTTCCGGATCGGAAAGAGCTTCCGGAGGCCGGTGACCCGCAGCAAGACCTTTGGCGGGAGGGTGTTCACGGGTAGAGGAAGCAGCTCACGGCGTGCTTGTCCCCGACCGGCCGCAGAACCGGCTCCTCCTTGTCGCAGCGCCCCGCCATGAACTCCGGACAGCGCGGGTGGAAGGGACAGCCGGATGGCCGGTCGTAGGGGTGCGGCACCGCGCCCTCGATCGGCGTCAGCCGCTCTCGCGATCTCGAGCGCATGCGGGGAATGGATCGCAGGAGCGCCCGGGTATACGGGTGCCGCGGGGCGTGGAAGATCTGGTCGACCGTCCCCTGCTCGACCACGCGGCCGAGATACATGACCGCCACGTCGGTGGCCATCTCGGCGACCACCCCCAGGTCATGGGTGATGAGCATGATAGCCATCCCGTCCTCGCGCTGCAGTTGGCGCAGGAGCTCCAGGATCTGGGTCTGCGTGGTCACGTCGAGCGCCGTCGTGGGCTCGTCCGCGATCAGCAGGGTGGGATGGCAGGACAGCGCCATCGCGATCATCGCCCGCTGGCGCAGCCCTCCGCTCAGCTGGTTGGAGAGCTGATCGACCCGCTGCTCCGGTGAGGACACGCCGACCCGCCGCAGGATCTCGATCGCCTTCTCCCGCGCCTGGCTCCGGCTCACCTGTTGATGGAGCATGATCACCTCGACGATCTGGCTTCCTATCGTGTGGACGGGGCTGAACGAGGACATGGGCTCCTGGAAGATGAGCGCGATCTCCGCCCCGCGGATCGCCCGAATCTCGGGGCCGTTCGGCGCGAGCTTCGCCAGGTCCACCACCCCGTCGACGGCACCGGCGGCGACCTGCCGGCGGAACCGGATCTCGCCGCCGACGATCCGGCCCGGCCGGTCGACGATGCCCAGGATCGAGCGGGCGGTGACGCTCTTCCCGCAGCCGCTCTCGCCCACGATGCCGAGCGTTGCCCCGGGGTAGAGGTCGAAGCTCACTCCGTCGACCGCCTTCACCGTGCCCTCGTCCTGGGAAAAGTACGTCTTCAGGTCCCGGACGGACAGGAGCGTCTCCCGGACCTCAACGGCCATAAGGGTCCGCGGCATCCCGAAGCCCGTCGCCGAGGAAGTTGAACGCGATGACCGCGATGATCACGGGCACCGCCGGGAGCATCAGCCACGGCGAGATGGCCACCGTCTGGACGTTCTGGGCCTGCTGCAGCAAAACCCCCCAGCTGATCGCGGGCGGGCGCAGGCCCAGGCCCAGGAAGCTCAGCGAGGTCTCGCTGACGATCATCGCGGGCAGCGCGAGCGTCGTCGCCGCGATGATGTGGCTCATGAACGACGGGACCATGTGCACGAAGATGGTCCGCATCTGGCCGCACCCCACCAGTCTAGCTGAGACGACGAAGTCCTCCTCGCGCATGGCGAGAAAGCGCCCCCGCACGACGCGGGCCAGCTCGGTCCAGGCCAGGAGGGAGATGATGATCGTGATGGCGAAGTACACCTGCATGATCGACCACTCGCGGGGCAGCGCAGCCGCCAGCCCCATCCACAGCGGAATCGTCGGAATAGAGCGGAGGATCTCGATGACCCGCTGGATCAGCGTGTCGATGCTCCCGCCGTAGAAGCCCGAGAACCCGCCGAGGACCACGCCCAGGATCAGGCTCATCGTCACCCCGACGAGCCCGATCGTCAGCGAGATGCGGGTGCCGTACATCAGCCGCGACCAGAGATCGCGCCCCTGCACGTCCGTGCCCAAGAGGAAGATCGTCTTGCTCGCGTCGCGGCCGCCGTCGACGCCGATCAGATGGCGCGTCATCGGGAAGAGACCCAGGAACTTGTACTCGAACCCCTGAGCGAAGAACCGGATAGGGACCTTCTCGCTGGGGTCAGGGCGATAGACGCGCTTGAAGGTCTGCGGGTCGCGGGCGCCCTTGAACCCGTGGACGTGAGGGGCGAAGCGCCAGCCGTCGAAGAAGTAGACGCGCTGCGGGGGCATGAGCGAGCGCTGCGCCTCGGAGGCGTCGGGGTCGGAATACGCGAGGAAGTCGGCACCCAGGACGACCAGGTAGAAGCCGGCCACGACGATCGCGCTCGCCACCGCCACCTTATGCTTGCGGAACCGCCACCACATGAGCTCCCACTGCGTGGCGACGAAGATGCGCTGGTCCGCCTCGCCCTCCACGGCTGGCCCGCGCCTGGGCGCGCCGGCGGGATCGAGGGCCGCCTCGGGCTTGGCCATTAGGTGTCCTCGATCCGGATGCGCGGGTCGATCCACACGAGCAGGATGTCGGAGGCGAGCGTGCCGATCACCGTCATGAGCCCCAGCAGGAGCACGATGGTGCCCGCCAGGAACATGTCCTGCGCGATGAGGGCCTTGAGGAGGAGCGGCCCCACCGTCGGCAGCCCCAGCACGATGGACACGATGATGCTCCCCGACACGATGTAGGGCAGCGTGTAGCCGATGG is drawn from Candidatus Methylomirabilota bacterium and contains these coding sequences:
- a CDS encoding ABC transporter ATP-binding protein, which codes for MAVEVRETLLSVRDLKTYFSQDEGTVKAVDGVSFDLYPGATLGIVGESGCGKSVTARSILGIVDRPGRIVGGEIRFRRQVAAGAVDGVVDLAKLAPNGPEIRAIRGAEIALIFQEPMSSFSPVHTIGSQIVEVIMLHQQVSRSQAREKAIEILRRVGVSSPEQRVDQLSNQLSGGLRQRAMIAMALSCHPTLLIADEPTTALDVTTQTQILELLRQLQREDGMAIMLITHDLGVVAEMATDVAVMYLGRVVEQGTVDQIFHAPRHPYTRALLRSIPRMRSRSRERLTPIEGAVPHPYDRPSGCPFHPRCPEFMAGRCDKEEPVLRPVGDKHAVSCFLYP
- a CDS encoding oligopeptide/dipeptide ABC transporter ATP-binding protein: MNTLPPKVLLRVTGLRKLFPIRKGFLRRTVGHVRAVDGVGLHIDEGETLGLVGESGCGKTTTARCIVRAIEPTGGEILMRVTDGSVVEIGRLGRTELRALRREMQMIFQDPFSSLNPRMTLLDLVGEPLLVHGVKSRREREDRVAELLRRVGLRPEYMRRFPHAFSGGERQRIGIARALALRPRLVVADEPVSALDVSVQAQILNLLQDLQAEFRLTYLFVAHDLSVVRHISDRVAVMYVGRIVELAETERIFTAPKHPYTAALLSAVPEPDPRLRTRRTVLQGEVANPASPPDGCYFHPRCPHAIELCRTQAPAWQEIAPAHFVACHRARELQLAGVE
- a CDS encoding ABC transporter permease, which encodes MAKPEAALDPAGAPRRGPAVEGEADQRIFVATQWELMWWRFRKHKVAVASAIVVAGFYLVVLGADFLAYSDPDASEAQRSLMPPQRVYFFDGWRFAPHVHGFKGARDPQTFKRVYRPDPSEKVPIRFFAQGFEYKFLGLFPMTRHLIGVDGGRDASKTIFLLGTDVQGRDLWSRLMYGTRISLTIGLVGVTMSLILGVVLGGFSGFYGGSIDTLIQRVIEILRSIPTIPLWMGLAAALPREWSIMQVYFAITIIISLLAWTELARVVRGRFLAMREEDFVVSARLVGCGQMRTIFVHMVPSFMSHIIAATTLALPAMIVSETSLSFLGLGLRPPAISWGVLLQQAQNVQTVAISPWLMLPAVPVIIAVIAFNFLGDGLRDAADPYGR